A single genomic interval of Clostridium facile harbors:
- a CDS encoding YifB family Mg chelatase-like AAA ATPase, which yields MLCSINSIGLIGLDAYHVTIEVDIANGMPAFEIVGLPDAAVKESKDRVRAAMKNCGYELPARRITVNLAPANTKKTGPIYDLPILIGLLQATGQLNYNNTNDIFIGELSLGGEIRRCNGILPMVLHAKQLGFQRIFVPLENIKEASVVQGVQVYGVDSVTKLTSFLAQATSLEPAQFSIDFSQQEQNLPDFADVKGQEIAKRALEIAAAGGHNALLIGPPGSGKSMLAKRLPSILPKMTFEEAIETTKIHSIAGILPENCALTTVRPFRSPHHTISASGLTGGGIPPKPGEISLAHNGVLFLDELPELHRDAKEVLRAPIEDRVVQINRANITVSYPCSTMIIAAMNPCPCGYYGHPTRECSCSASKVRHYLNKISGPLLDRLDLHIEVAPVEFDQLSSQEKAEPSRDIRARVEKARKIQQNRYQELGYYCNAMLPTADLEKFCVMTNQAKQTLKQAFEKMSLSARAYDRILKVSRTIADLANQNVIQQEHIFEAIQYRSLDRKYWSAY from the coding sequence GTGTTATGTAGCATCAATAGCATTGGATTAATTGGTTTGGACGCATACCATGTAACAATTGAAGTAGATATCGCCAATGGGATGCCAGCGTTTGAAATTGTCGGGCTACCAGACGCCGCTGTCAAAGAGAGCAAAGACAGGGTGCGGGCTGCCATGAAAAATTGTGGCTATGAACTTCCCGCCCGCAGGATTACAGTCAATTTGGCACCTGCAAACACCAAAAAAACTGGTCCTATCTACGATTTGCCTATCTTGATTGGATTATTACAGGCAACAGGGCAATTAAATTACAATAATACCAACGATATCTTTATCGGAGAGTTATCTTTAGGTGGAGAAATCAGGCGTTGCAATGGTATTCTGCCAATGGTACTTCACGCAAAACAATTGGGGTTCCAAAGAATTTTTGTCCCACTGGAGAATATCAAGGAAGCCAGTGTAGTACAAGGGGTTCAAGTCTATGGCGTAGACTCTGTTACCAAATTAACCTCATTCTTAGCACAAGCCACTTCGCTGGAACCAGCCCAATTCTCGATAGACTTTTCCCAACAAGAACAGAATTTACCCGACTTTGCGGATGTAAAAGGGCAGGAAATCGCAAAACGAGCTTTGGAAATCGCCGCGGCGGGCGGTCACAATGCTTTACTGATTGGTCCACCAGGTTCTGGAAAAAGCATGTTGGCAAAACGCCTTCCCTCCATCTTGCCCAAAATGACGTTTGAGGAAGCAATTGAAACCACAAAAATCCACTCCATTGCGGGAATCCTTCCAGAAAATTGTGCTTTAACCACAGTCAGACCATTCCGTAGCCCTCATCATACCATTTCCGCTTCTGGTTTAACAGGAGGAGGAATCCCACCAAAACCAGGCGAAATCAGCCTTGCCCACAACGGAGTGCTCTTTTTAGACGAGCTGCCAGAACTCCACCGGGACGCCAAAGAGGTTTTACGTGCCCCGATAGAAGACCGTGTTGTTCAGATCAACCGAGCAAACATTACGGTTTCCTATCCATGTTCCACTATGATTATCGCCGCTATGAATCCCTGCCCATGCGGTTATTACGGCCACCCAACTAGGGAATGCAGTTGTTCCGCCAGCAAAGTACGTCATTATCTCAATAAAATTAGCGGGCCGTTACTGGACCGTTTGGATTTACATATTGAAGTTGCTCCAGTGGAATTCGATCAGCTTTCTTCCCAGGAAAAGGCGGAACCATCCCGTGATATTCGTGCAAGAGTAGAAAAAGCCAGAAAGATACAACAAAACCGGTATCAGGAATTGGGGTATTATTGTAATGCTATGCTTCCTACTGCGGACTTGGAAAAATTCTGTGTTATGACTAATCAGGCGAAACAAACATTAAAACAGGCTTTTGAAAAAATGAGTTTATCCGCCAGAGCTTATGACCGTATTTTAAAAGTTTCCCGAACCATTGCGGATTTAGCAAACCAAAATGTTATCCAACAGGAGCACATTTTTGAGGCCATCCAGTACCGTAGCCTTGATCGAAAATATTGGTCCGCTTATTAA
- a CDS encoding SpoIID/LytB domain-containing protein, which produces MKRWILSGISCLCATTVGVFGVLVAYRTSQPVEPTSAELQKISDSITSQYASEPIKDPDDLEYITMSTEELVESLPPESFENVSSTKNQFSSQEYIPPKTTEQNAAPQYSQVTVDDTKDNPSSMQSAASSTGGTGSIIASSIPAQSSQQEINSQDSSSSGDPSVGSSSQEEPSQPSSSSEPSSVSPPPSSSSSEPLSSNSSSEESSQTPVPPGGGDYENNPQWMLVSFKGKQDYYLSSEILPFYVETEMSSSWSTEALKAQAVASHTYAQYKAMNGQADVVPTNKKPSEKVKQICKEVAEEMVYYNGKPINAMYTAAMASYSRNSKDVFGGSLPYLISVPSEYESLGSNWDYKREVSKDKFRQYLENWFGTTDLGLDGDISGWIKIINYTADGYVNQVQVGNRMMTGWELYKATGWGSGVRSAYFSVETSGDTFIFTTRGYGHCVGMSQWGAHLYAREAGWNYKQILTHYYSGTQVY; this is translated from the coding sequence ATGAAACGATGGATTTTGAGCGGTATTTCCTGTTTGTGCGCAACAACGGTAGGAGTATTTGGTGTGTTAGTGGCATACCGTACTTCCCAACCAGTAGAACCTACCTCCGCGGAACTACAGAAAATTTCCGATTCCATTACATCACAATATGCTTCTGAACCCATCAAAGATCCAGATGATTTGGAGTATATTACAATGAGTACTGAAGAGCTGGTGGAATCTTTGCCACCAGAATCTTTTGAGAATGTTTCTTCTACGAAAAATCAATTTTCTTCCCAGGAATATATTCCTCCCAAAACTACAGAACAAAATGCTGCTCCGCAGTACAGTCAGGTTACTGTGGATGATACAAAAGATAATCCTTCCAGTATGCAAAGCGCAGCTTCTTCTACTGGAGGTACAGGTTCTATTATTGCCAGCAGCATTCCAGCTCAGAGCTCGCAACAGGAGATAAATTCCCAAGATTCTTCTAGTAGTGGAGATCCTTCAGTGGGATCATCTTCACAGGAAGAACCCTCCCAACCAAGTAGTAGTTCAGAACCAAGCTCTGTTTCCCCACCTCCTTCCTCAAGTTCCAGTGAACCACTTTCTTCTAATTCTTCATCAGAAGAATCGTCCCAAACTCCTGTTCCGCCAGGCGGTGGGGATTACGAAAATAATCCTCAATGGATGTTGGTAAGTTTTAAAGGAAAACAGGATTATTATTTATCAAGTGAAATTCTACCATTTTATGTGGAGACGGAAATGTCTTCTAGTTGGTCAACAGAAGCATTGAAGGCACAAGCAGTAGCTAGCCATACCTATGCGCAATATAAAGCAATGAATGGACAAGCAGATGTAGTGCCAACCAATAAAAAACCCAGTGAAAAAGTAAAACAGATTTGCAAAGAAGTTGCGGAAGAAATGGTCTACTACAATGGCAAGCCAATTAATGCCATGTATACTGCTGCGATGGCTTCTTACAGCAGAAACTCTAAAGATGTATTTGGTGGTAGCTTACCTTATTTAATTAGTGTTCCCAGTGAATATGAATCGCTTGGAAGCAACTGGGACTACAAAAGGGAAGTATCCAAAGATAAATTCCGTCAGTATTTAGAAAACTGGTTTGGTACAACTGACCTTGGATTAGATGGAGATATTTCTGGATGGATTAAAATCATCAATTATACAGCGGATGGATATGTGAATCAGGTTCAGGTTGGAAACCGAATGATGACAGGATGGGAATTATATAAAGCAACTGGCTGGGGAAGCGGTGTAAGAAGTGCCTATTTTTCAGTAGAAACCTCTGGGGATACCTTTATTTTTACCACTCGAGGATATGGACATTGCGTCGGAATGAGCCAGTGGGGAGCACATTTATACGCCCGTGAGGCAGGATGGAACTATAAACAGATTTTAACCCATTACTATAGTGGCACACAAGTTTATTAA
- the srtB gene encoding class B sortase encodes MSDTTAKKPSWIKRFFKYFLPWKGDRPGEVIRKIVLLVALIVFIGSAIYIADYYWTRHKSDVLYDQVATLYDRDKDTTANADPEEEPVNLPPGYNAKFADLYQINPDIKGYIEIQGTNLSFPVVQGKDNDEYLYHNIYKKYDIYGVPFLDYRCTLEQDKTSNNLLIYGHHMNGKRVFGQITNYKDLSFYQQHPIVNFDSVYEEADWKIISVFLADPEDQSFQYQNFLDMDEQTFNSYVQQVRDRSYFDADVDVQYGDQLLTLSTCSYEFTDARTVLVARKVREGETSDVNVNNAAVNSDAVYPAKYKG; translated from the coding sequence ATGAGTGATACTACTGCAAAAAAACCATCATGGATCAAACGTTTTTTTAAGTATTTCCTTCCTTGGAAGGGTGACCGCCCAGGAGAAGTAATCCGTAAAATTGTATTATTGGTCGCTTTGATTGTATTTATTGGTTCAGCGATTTATATTGCGGATTATTACTGGACTCGCCACAAATCCGATGTACTTTATGACCAGGTAGCTACTCTATATGATAGAGATAAAGATACAACTGCAAATGCTGATCCAGAGGAGGAACCAGTTAACCTTCCACCAGGATATAATGCAAAATTTGCTGATTTATACCAGATTAATCCGGATATTAAAGGATATATTGAAATTCAGGGAACCAATCTTTCTTTCCCAGTTGTACAGGGAAAAGACAATGATGAATACTTATACCACAATATCTATAAAAAATACGATATTTATGGGGTACCATTCCTGGATTATCGTTGTACTTTGGAACAGGATAAAACCAGCAACAATCTGCTAATTTATGGCCATCATATGAACGGAAAAAGGGTGTTTGGACAGATTACAAACTATAAGGATTTGAGTTTTTACCAGCAGCACCCAATTGTAAATTTTGACAGTGTTTATGAGGAAGCAGATTGGAAGATTATTTCTGTGTTTTTGGCAGATCCGGAAGACCAATCCTTCCAATACCAGAACTTTTTAGATATGGACGAGCAAACATTTAACAGCTATGTACAACAGGTTCGTGACCGTTCTTACTTTGATGCAGATGTGGATGTACAATACGGAGACCAGCTTTTGACCCTTTCCACCTGTTCTTACGAATTTACAGATGCACGTACAGTATTGGTAGCTCGTAAAGTCCGTGAAGGGGAAACTTCGGATGTCAATGTAAACAATGCGGCAGTGAATAGCGATGCTGTTTATCCTGCAAAATATAAAGGCTAG